The Rhizobium leguminosarum genome includes a region encoding these proteins:
- the tuf gene encoding elongation factor Tu, with the protein MGKSKFERNKPHVNIGTIGHVDHGKTSLTAAITKYFGEYKAYDQIDAAPEEKARGITISTAHVEYETPARHYAHVDCPGHADYVKNMITGAAQMDGAILVCSAADGPMPQTREHILLARQVGVPAIVVFLNKVDQVDDAELLELVELEVRELLSSYDFPGDDIPIVKGSALAALEDSDKKIGEDSIRELMAAVDAYIPTPERPINLPFLLPIEDVFSISGRGTVVTGRVERGIVKVGEEVEIVGIRLTTKTTVTGVEMFRKLLDQGQAGDNIGALIRGVTRDGVERGQILCKPGSVKPHKKFMAEAYILTKEEGGRHTPFFTNYRPQFYFRTTDVTGIVTLPEGTEMVMPGDNVTVSVELIVPIAMEEKLRFAIREGGRTVGAGIVASIVE; encoded by the coding sequence ATGGGAAAGAGTAAGTTTGAGCGCAACAAGCCGCACGTCAACATTGGCACGATTGGCCACGTTGACCACGGCAAGACGTCTCTGACGGCAGCGATCACGAAGTACTTCGGTGAGTACAAGGCGTACGACCAGATCGACGCGGCTCCGGAAGAAAAGGCGCGTGGCATCACGATTTCGACGGCCCACGTTGAATACGAGACGCCGGCCCGCCACTACGCCCACGTCGACTGCCCCGGCCACGCCGACTACGTCAAGAACATGATCACCGGTGCTGCCCAGATGGACGGCGCGATCCTGGTGTGCTCGGCCGCTGACGGCCCGATGCCGCAGACGCGCGAACACATCCTGCTCGCTCGCCAGGTTGGCGTTCCGGCAATCGTGGTGTTCCTGAACAAGGTTGACCAGGTTGACGACGCCGAGCTTCTCGAACTGGTCGAGCTCGAAGTGCGCGAACTGCTGTCGTCCTACGACTTCCCGGGCGACGATATCCCGATCGTCAAGGGTTCGGCGCTTGCTGCTCTCGAAGATTCGGACAAGAAGATCGGCGAGGATTCGATCCGCGAACTGATGGCCGCTGTCGACGCCTACATCCCGACGCCTGAGCGTCCGATCAACCTGCCGTTCCTGCTGCCGATCGAAGACGTGTTCTCGATCTCGGGCCGCGGCACGGTTGTGACCGGCCGCGTCGAGCGTGGCATCGTCAAGGTTGGCGAAGAAGTCGAGATCGTCGGCATCCGCCTGACGACGAAGACGACGGTGACCGGCGTTGAAATGTTCCGCAAGCTGCTCGATCAGGGCCAGGCTGGCGACAACATCGGCGCGCTGATCCGCGGCGTCACCCGTGACGGCGTTGAGCGTGGCCAGATTCTGTGCAAGCCGGGTTCGGTCAAGCCGCACAAGAAGTTCATGGCTGAAGCCTACATCCTGACGAAGGAAGAGGGTGGCCGTCATACGCCGTTCTTCACCAACTACCGTCCGCAGTTCTACTTCCGCACGACCGACGTGACGGGCATCGTGACGCTGCCGGAAGGTACGGAGATGGTCATGCCGGGCGACAACGTCACGGTATCGGTCGAGCTGATCGTTCCGATCGCGATGGAAGAAAAGCTGCGCTTCGCGATCCGCGAAGGCGGCCGCACCGTCGGCGCCGGTATCGTCGCGTCGATCGTCGAGTAA
- the rpsJ gene encoding 30S ribosomal protein S10, whose amino-acid sequence MNGQNIRIRLKAFDHRILDASTREIVSTAKRTGASVRGPVPLPTRIEKFTVNRSPHIDKKSREQFEMRTHKRLLDIVDPTPQTVDALMKLDLAAGVDVEIKL is encoded by the coding sequence ATGAACGGCCAGAATATCCGCATCCGCCTGAAGGCGTTCGATCACCGGATTCTCGACGCCTCCACGCGTGAGATCGTATCGACGGCTAAGCGCACCGGTGCAAGCGTCCGGGGCCCCGTTCCGCTTCCGACCCGCATCGAGAAGTTTACGGTCAACCGGTCCCCGCACATCGACAAGAAGAGCCGCGAACAGTTCGAGATGCGCACGCATAAGCGCCTTCTCGATATCGTTGACCCGACCCCGCAGACGGTAGACGCGCTGATGAAGCTCGATCTCGCCGCCGGTGTCGATGTTGAGATCAAGCTCTGA
- the rplC gene encoding 50S ribosomal protein L3: MRSGVIAQKVGMTRVYNDAGEHVPVTVLRMEGCQVVATRTVEKNGYTAVQLGAGQAKVKNTSKAMRGNFAIANVEPKAKLTEFRVSEDQLLEVGTEIKAGHFAAGQLVDVTGTTIGKGFAGAMKRHGFGGLRATHGVSVSHRSHGSTGSRQDPGKVFKNKKMAGHMGQTRVTTQNLEVVSTDEDRGLILIKGAVPGSKGAWIIVRDAVKSAAK; encoded by the coding sequence ATGCGTTCAGGTGTGATTGCACAGAAGGTGGGAATGACCCGCGTCTATAACGACGCCGGCGAGCATGTCCCGGTAACGGTACTGCGTATGGAAGGCTGCCAGGTCGTAGCCACGCGCACTGTCGAAAAGAATGGCTATACCGCAGTTCAGCTCGGTGCCGGCCAGGCGAAGGTGAAGAACACGTCGAAGGCGATGCGCGGCAACTTTGCCATTGCCAACGTCGAGCCGAAGGCCAAGCTGACGGAATTCCGCGTGTCGGAAGATCAACTGCTCGAAGTCGGCACTGAGATCAAGGCGGGTCACTTTGCTGCCGGTCAGCTCGTCGACGTGACGGGCACGACGATCGGTAAGGGTTTTGCCGGCGCCATGAAGCGCCACGGTTTCGGCGGTCTGCGTGCTACGCACGGTGTGTCGGTGTCGCACCGTTCGCACGGTTCGACCGGCTCGCGCCAGGATCCGGGCAAGGTTTTCAAGAACAAGAAGATGGCTGGTCACATGGGCCAGACGCGCGTCACGACGCAGAACCTGGAAGTAGTTTCGACCGACGAAGATCGTGGTCTGATCCTGATCAAGGGTGCTGTTCCTGGTTCCAAGGGTGCTTGGATCATCGTGCGCGACGCCGTCAAGTCGGCCGCGAAGTAA